In a single window of the Blastopirellula marina genome:
- a CDS encoding carboxypeptidase regulatory-like domain-containing protein, which produces MKSPLLTHSSSAVLLAMTVFCAGCSESPEDAKVSGQVTLDGNPLSSAVILLEDRASGAGGTAVIENGSFSFPTSLPTGKYAVALQPPPPPAPHESSPTPIRTKLPRHLTRPETSGLEAELTPGENALDFKVDSK; this is translated from the coding sequence ATGAAGTCTCCATTACTCACACACTCATCTTCCGCCGTTCTCTTGGCCATGACCGTCTTTTGTGCCGGTTGTTCCGAATCACCGGAGGACGCGAAAGTCAGTGGCCAAGTCACTCTGGATGGCAATCCGTTGTCGTCAGCTGTTATCCTGCTTGAGGACCGCGCGAGCGGTGCCGGGGGAACTGCTGTTATCGAGAATGGGAGTTTTTCATTTCCAACATCCTTGCCGACTGGTAAGTACGCGGTTGCTTTGCAGCCCCCCCCACCGCCTGCGCCGCATGAATCCTCCCCAACACCTATCCGGACAAAATTGCCGCGTCACTTGACCCGCCCAGAAACGAGTGGACTCGAAGCGGAACTTACCCCTGGCGAGAACGCCTTGGACTTCAAAGTTGATTCCAAATAA